One Dreissena polymorpha isolate Duluth1 chromosome 9, UMN_Dpol_1.0, whole genome shotgun sequence genomic window carries:
- the LOC127844055 gene encoding uncharacterized protein LOC127844055, whose product MMGGTVLVTLFENLTDEDALLIGVSHNQQDEEAKFMSFIDKVLIIKTIKTISKQWSSSAMKIFGFKSLAETRNKLRTMAAVADLDQELLKKIVELSRAYKGATPIKQTAFTAFVTKSVEKQSKLLTSWEREGF is encoded by the exons ATGATGGGAGGAACTGTTCTGGTGACATTATTTGAAAACCTTACTGATGAGGACGCCTTGCTGATTGGAGTTAGCCACAATCAACAAGATGAAGAAGCCAAATTCATGTCATTCATAGACAAGGTGTTGATAATAAAAACCATCAAGACGATATCAAAACAATGGTCATCATCTGCAATGAAAATCTTTGGGTTCAAG TCACTTGCCGAGACTAGGAACAAGCTCAGGACAATGGCTGCTGTGGCAGATCTGGACCAGGAACTGTTAAAGAAGATTGTGGAACTCTCTCGTGCATATAAAGGGGCGACACCAATCAAACAGACTGCGTTCACAGCATTTGTTACCAAGTCTGTTGAAAAACAGAGCAAACTTCTTACCTCCTGGGAACGTGAAGGGTTTTAA
- the LOC127845283 gene encoding uncharacterized protein LOC127845283, with the protein MNTFCTCRRITGTKKKICPEENEADDNRDDDETERDGGCSDADHAKQEEIESLKKQMDVLRKKLKDAEEENVQLKEKLKKTEDEVKLVKNMKRKTDASDGNQKKNNSKGEFAVGQKVWALYTDEKSYPAKIIACNGESYKVMFFEDKIQHEVELNGLRPFGKQLD; encoded by the exons atgaatactttttgcACTTGCAGGAGAATTACAGGTACAAAGAAGAAAATATGTCCAGAG gaaAACGAAGCTGATGACAACCGAGATGATGATGAGACTGAACGTGATGGTGGATGCAGTGATGCTGATCATGCAAAGCAGGAAGAGATAGAAAGCCTTAAG aaACAAATGGATGTTTTGAGGAAGAAGTTGAAGGATGCTGAGGAAGAAAACGTTCAACTTAAG GAAAAGCTGAAGAAAACAGAAGATGAAGTGAAACTCGTGAAGAACATGAAG AGAAAAACTGATGCTTCTGATGGTaatcagaaaaaaaacaactCAAAAGGCGAGTTTGCGGTCGGCCAAAAGGTGTGGGCTTTATACACGGATGAAAAATCATACCCTGCAAAAATTATTGCCTGCAATGGAGAAA GTTACAAAGTGATGTTCTTTGAAGACAAGATTCAACATGAGGTTGAACTTAATGGGCTTCGACCATTTGGAAAACAACTTGATTGA